Proteins found in one Solirubrobacterales bacterium genomic segment:
- a CDS encoding aldehyde dehydrogenase family protein — MGQLESFNPATGELVGSVETLKPADVQAVVDDVAEVQPFWAQLTLADRGRYMRRAADVLVEELDEVTELLTREQGKPITESYTMEVVPTIDVLHWCADAGPKILDDEPIRMGQALFLSKKAKFSYEPLGVVGVISPWNYPWSIPFDEVAMALMAGNGVVLKPASLTPLLGERIRETFEKAGLPEGLVRVVHGGGGVGQALCESSARKIFFTGSVEVGRGVGEICARQLKGSVLELGGKDPQIVCGDAELPNAISGCIWGGFANAGQTCSGIERTYVVREVADRFIEGVVRRAGELTVGDPMEWETEIGPMVSEDQFKIVTDLVDDALEAGAERVAGGPREVAGFDGQFIAPTVLAGVEDEMRIMKEEIFGPVVPVIVVDSEDEALRRANDSNFGLGASIWTRDRAKGERMARQIESGMVWINDHSYTHAACQCSWGGVKESGLGRSHSKFGFYECVDVKLVSWEPGLTRDFWWQPYDRTLGQAVRASARLLYGRNGDRLKALRDGGVPLLRVGARTLRKDR, encoded by the coding sequence ATGGGCCAGCTCGAGTCCTTCAATCCGGCCACCGGCGAGCTCGTCGGCTCGGTCGAGACGCTGAAGCCCGCAGACGTACAGGCGGTCGTCGACGACGTCGCCGAGGTACAGCCCTTCTGGGCCCAGCTGACGCTGGCCGACCGGGGCCGCTATATGCGCCGGGCGGCCGACGTCCTGGTTGAGGAGCTTGACGAGGTCACGGAGCTGCTCACGCGCGAGCAGGGAAAGCCGATCACCGAGAGCTACACGATGGAGGTCGTCCCGACCATCGACGTCCTTCACTGGTGCGCGGACGCCGGTCCGAAGATCCTCGACGACGAGCCGATCCGCATGGGCCAGGCCCTGTTCCTTTCGAAGAAGGCCAAGTTCAGCTACGAGCCGCTGGGCGTCGTGGGCGTCATCTCGCCGTGGAACTACCCGTGGTCGATCCCCTTCGACGAGGTCGCGATGGCGCTGATGGCCGGCAACGGGGTGGTCCTCAAGCCGGCCAGCCTGACGCCGCTCCTGGGGGAACGGATCCGGGAGACGTTCGAGAAGGCGGGCCTGCCGGAGGGGCTGGTGCGGGTCGTGCACGGTGGCGGCGGCGTGGGCCAGGCGCTGTGCGAGTCCTCGGCGCGGAAGATCTTCTTCACGGGCTCGGTGGAGGTTGGCCGCGGGGTCGGCGAGATCTGCGCCAGGCAGCTGAAGGGATCCGTGCTGGAGCTGGGCGGGAAGGATCCGCAAATCGTCTGCGGCGATGCCGAGCTCCCGAACGCGATCTCGGGCTGCATCTGGGGTGGCTTCGCGAACGCGGGGCAGACCTGTTCCGGAATCGAGCGCACCTACGTGGTGCGGGAGGTCGCGGACCGCTTCATCGAAGGGGTGGTGCGGCGCGCGGGCGAGCTGACGGTCGGCGATCCGATGGAGTGGGAGACCGAGATCGGGCCGATGGTTTCGGAGGACCAGTTCAAGATCGTCACGGATTTGGTCGACGACGCGCTCGAGGCCGGCGCCGAGCGGGTCGCGGGTGGGCCGCGCGAGGTCGCCGGATTCGACGGCCAGTTCATCGCCCCGACCGTGCTCGCCGGGGTCGAGGACGAGATGCGGATCATGAAGGAGGAGATCTTCGGCCCCGTGGTGCCGGTCATCGTCGTGGATTCGGAGGACGAGGCCCTCCGGCGGGCGAACGACTCGAACTTCGGCCTGGGCGCTTCGATCTGGACGCGGGACCGTGCCAAGGGAGAGCGCATGGCCAGGCAGATCGAGTCCGGCATGGTGTGGATCAACGACCACTCCTACACCCATGCCGCCTGCCAGTGCTCGTGGGGCGGCGTCAAGGAGTCGGGCCTCGGCCGCTCACACTCGAAGTTCGGCTTCTACGAGTGCGTGGACGTGAAGCTCGTCTCTTGGGAGCCGGGCCTCACACGCGACTTCTGGTGGCAGCCATACGATCGAACGCTGGGCCAGGCGGTGCGCGCCTCGGCTCGCTTGCTTTACGGGCGCAACGGCGATCGCCTGAAGGCGCTGCGCGACGGCGGCGTGCCGCTCTTGCGGGTCGGCGCCCGCACCCTTCGCAAGGACCGCTGA
- a CDS encoding replication-associated recombination protein A — MTDRLFDTGEAAPGRTAVPPEEAPLAVRMRPRSLDELVGQDHLLHPGSPLRTAIERGEPHSAVLYGPPGSGKTTLARIIASAARGAFEEESAVNAGRAEVRAAIKRAEERRRASGQPTIFFLDEIHRFNKAQQDALLPAVEEGLLTLIGATTENPYFEVNSALLSRCSIYELRPLDPDDLEQLLRRALATPERGIPDPPEVSPEAIELLAARSDGDARIALAALEHAVQIARAAGAPVDLATTEEALQRKALTYDREGDRHYDYISAWIKATRASDPDASLYYLAVMLEGGEDPRFIARRMVILASEDIGNADPQALVVANAAADAVDRVGLPECRLNLAQAAVYLALAPKSNASYRGIQRATAHIREHGAKPPPAYVRDAHYPGARKLGRGVGYVYPHDEPGGLADQPVRPEGLEDERFYEPTERGFEQELRRRLEEISRRLGGP, encoded by the coding sequence GTGACCGACCGCCTCTTCGACACCGGCGAGGCAGCGCCAGGGCGCACCGCCGTGCCGCCCGAGGAGGCGCCGCTGGCGGTCCGGATGAGGCCACGCTCTCTCGACGAGCTGGTGGGCCAGGATCACCTCCTGCATCCCGGCTCGCCACTGCGCACGGCGATCGAGCGAGGAGAGCCGCACAGCGCCGTGCTCTACGGCCCGCCGGGCTCGGGCAAGACGACTCTGGCCAGGATCATCGCGTCGGCAGCGCGCGGAGCCTTCGAGGAGGAGTCGGCCGTGAACGCGGGCAGGGCGGAGGTGCGGGCCGCGATCAAGCGCGCCGAGGAGCGCCGGCGGGCCTCAGGTCAGCCGACGATCTTCTTCCTCGACGAGATCCACCGCTTCAACAAGGCGCAGCAGGACGCCCTGCTGCCGGCCGTGGAGGAAGGGTTGCTGACGTTGATCGGCGCCACCACTGAAAACCCGTATTTCGAGGTGAATTCGGCGCTGCTGTCCCGCTGCTCCATCTACGAGCTGAGGCCGCTCGATCCAGACGACCTCGAGCAGCTTCTGCGGCGGGCGCTGGCCACTCCCGAGCGTGGGATCCCCGATCCCCCCGAGGTCTCGCCCGAGGCGATCGAGTTGCTGGCCGCCCGCTCCGACGGCGATGCCCGCATCGCCCTGGCGGCGCTCGAGCACGCGGTGCAGATCGCCCGCGCGGCAGGCGCCCCCGTCGACCTCGCCACGACCGAAGAGGCCCTCCAGCGCAAGGCCCTCACCTACGACCGCGAGGGCGACCGCCATTACGACTACATCTCCGCCTGGATCAAGGCCACCCGCGCCTCCGACCCCGACGCGTCGCTCTATTACCTGGCCGTAATGCTCGAAGGTGGCGAGGATCCCCGCTTCATCGCCAGGCGAATGGTGATCCTGGCCTCCGAGGACATCGGCAACGCCGACCCGCAGGCTCTCGTCGTCGCCAACGCCGCCGCGGACGCCGTTGACCGCGTGGGGCTGCCCGAGTGCCGGCTCAATCTCGCCCAGGCAGCCGTCTACCTGGCGCTCGCCCCAAAGTCGAACGCCTCCTATCGCGGCATCCAGCGGGCCACCGCGCACATTCGCGAGCATGGCGCCAAGCCGCCACCCGCATACGTGCGGGACGCCCACTACCCGGGGGCTCGCAAGCTCGGACGCGGGGTTGGCTACGTCTATCCCCACGACGAGCCCGGCGGGCTCGCCGACCAGCCGGTGCGCCCCGAGGGCTTGGAGGACGAGCGGTTCTACGAGCCGACCGAGCGGGGGTTCGAGCAGGAGCTTCGACGCCGCCTGGAGGAGATCAGCCGGCGGCTTGGCGGGCCATGA
- a CDS encoding M20/M25/M40 family metallo-hydrolase, giving the protein MALLQELISIDTANPPGNEEAAQRLLAETLADAGFACELLAAEPGRPNLVARLAGQGAGPTLCLLSHVDTVPADASEWSFDPWAGDVVAGQVRGRGAQDMKDQVAAEVAAAAALGREGWRPARGDLLVVVTADEEMGAAAGAQWLCAEHPDKVRSDYVLNEGGGTSFEVDGRRFYPLCVGEKGPCRFKLRARGTAGHASVPGVGDNALLKLAPALQRLREQAPLAPTPEGVAFLSAVSGRQIDPCDHEALEAAVERLRKAAPEVSAYLAEPMLRVTLVPTKASASTKENVIPSHAEVLIDCRVPPGMGPAEALERARAVLGEAGEELEIEFTETVVGNRSPADSPLATAIEEWLAEADPAGTVTPMVMPGFSDSHWFRRAFDSAVVYGFCPQREIALPEAVPLVHGADERAAVADVEFGARFFGDIAQAVLG; this is encoded by the coding sequence GTGGCGCTGCTCCAGGAGCTGATCAGCATCGACACCGCCAACCCTCCCGGCAACGAGGAGGCCGCCCAGCGGCTGCTGGCCGAGACCCTTGCGGACGCCGGCTTTGCCTGCGAGCTGTTGGCCGCGGAGCCCGGCCGCCCGAACCTGGTGGCGCGGCTCGCTGGGCAGGGCGCCGGGCCGACGCTGTGCCTGCTCAGCCACGTGGATACGGTCCCCGCAGACGCTTCCGAGTGGAGCTTCGATCCCTGGGCGGGCGACGTCGTGGCCGGACAGGTTCGAGGCCGAGGCGCTCAGGACATGAAGGACCAGGTTGCCGCCGAGGTTGCGGCGGCGGCGGCGCTCGGTCGCGAGGGCTGGCGCCCCGCCAGGGGAGACCTCTTGGTCGTCGTCACCGCCGACGAGGAGATGGGGGCGGCTGCCGGCGCTCAGTGGCTGTGCGCCGAGCATCCCGACAAGGTGCGTTCCGATTACGTGCTCAACGAGGGCGGCGGCACGTCGTTCGAGGTTGACGGGCGGCGGTTCTACCCGCTTTGCGTGGGCGAGAAGGGGCCCTGCCGCTTCAAGTTGCGTGCCCGCGGCACCGCGGGCCACGCCTCGGTCCCCGGGGTCGGTGACAACGCGCTGCTGAAGCTCGCCCCGGCGCTCCAGCGCCTGCGGGAGCAGGCACCACTCGCGCCGACGCCCGAAGGCGTGGCCTTCCTGTCGGCGGTGAGCGGGAGGCAGATCGACCCCTGCGACCACGAGGCGCTCGAGGCGGCCGTCGAACGGCTTCGCAAGGCAGCCCCAGAGGTCAGCGCCTACCTGGCCGAGCCGATGCTGAGGGTGACACTGGTCCCAACCAAGGCGAGCGCATCCACGAAGGAGAACGTGATCCCGTCCCATGCCGAAGTCCTGATCGACTGCCGGGTGCCGCCGGGAATGGGCCCGGCCGAGGCGCTCGAGCGCGCCCGGGCCGTGCTGGGCGAGGCAGGTGAGGAGCTGGAGATCGAGTTCACCGAGACCGTGGTGGGCAACCGCTCTCCGGCCGACTCGCCGCTCGCGACGGCAATCGAGGAGTGGCTTGCGGAGGCGGATCCAGCCGGCACCGTGACCCCCATGGTGATGCCGGGCTTCAGCGACAGTCACTGGTTTCGGCGTGCCTTCGACTCCGCGGTCGTTTACGGCTTCTGCCCGCAGCGCGAGATAGCCCTGCCCGAGGCGGTGCCGCTCGTTCACGGCGCGGATGAGCGAGCGGCGGTCGCCGACGTGGAGTTCGGCGCCCGCTTCTTTGGAGACATCGCGCAGGCGGTGCTTGGATGA
- a CDS encoding DUF1385 domain-containing protein → MALRNGLLIHGPRAWAAAARAPDGAIEVASGPKPVFSQGRLGSTPLLRGPLRLAEAFAVIPLARRRLPAARLPIEDTRVLVVGIATAAVSGAVRRLGRASGSGGAATLREGVVALLGVLPAAAALRDRDLAAYHGVEHKAIGAYERHSLDPADAPKEHERCGSNLIAPLLVLSVAGQVVAEKLFRNPGPLSRALAGAASVSLAVELFAYAERRPDSALGRGIHGVGHEIQRLFSTREPTPEQLEVGSAALREVLRVEANLADNVHP, encoded by the coding sequence ATGGCGCTTCGCAACGGGCTCCTGATCCATGGTCCGAGGGCCTGGGCGGCGGCGGCGCGGGCCCCCGACGGCGCCATCGAGGTGGCATCCGGCCCCAAACCGGTTTTCTCGCAGGGGCGGCTGGGCTCGACGCCTCTGCTTCGCGGTCCGTTGCGGCTCGCGGAGGCGTTTGCCGTCATCCCGCTCGCCCGCCGCAGGCTGCCGGCTGCCCGATTGCCGATCGAGGACACCCGCGTGCTGGTGGTCGGAATCGCCACCGCCGCGGTCAGTGGAGCGGTCCGCCGCCTGGGGAGAGCATCCGGGTCGGGCGGCGCCGCCACGCTGCGGGAGGGCGTGGTCGCCCTTCTGGGAGTGCTGCCGGCGGCGGCCGCGCTTCGCGATCGGGACCTGGCCGCGTACCACGGCGTCGAGCACAAGGCAATCGGCGCCTATGAGCGCCACAGCCTGGACCCAGCGGATGCCCCCAAGGAACACGAGCGCTGCGGCTCCAACCTGATCGCGCCGCTTCTGGTTCTCTCCGTTGCCGGCCAGGTGGTCGCCGAAAAGCTGTTCAGGAACCCGGGGCCGTTGTCACGAGCGCTCGCCGGGGCGGCCAGCGTCTCGCTGGCGGTGGAGCTGTTCGCCTACGCCGAGCGGCGCCCGGACTCCGCGCTCGGCCGCGGGATCCACGGCGTGGGGCACGAGATTCAGCGCCTCTTCTCGACCCGCGAGCCGACTCCGGAGCAGCTCGAGGTTGGCTCCGCTGCCCTGCGCGAGGTCCTGCGCGTCGAGGCAAACCTGGCAGACAACGTTCATCCCTAG
- the ftsH gene encoding ATP-dependent zinc metalloprotease FtsH, with protein MTTLSILGIDWFEFQNYVSLWGPLLLMGVLVYLVWRTLKLMPRTKPQQITPKSASSVTWADIEGVEETKDELREVVEFLRRPKQFKRLGATVPKGILLHGPPGTGKTLLAKAVAHESGANFFGQSASSFVEMFAGLGAARIRRLFKQARDNAPAIIFIDELDAVGTHRGSDISGERDQTLNQLLVEMDGFDSRDNVIVMAASNMLEKLDRALLRPGRFDRQVFVPPPDMRGRERILVVHTQNKPLAPDVDLERMARHTAGLTGADLANLCNEAAILAGRNDRDWIAQADFENAFERVVAGLQSRKVITAHEKRVVAWHEAGHAVVSELLPTVDKVQKVSIVPRGKALGYTLNLPQEDRYLKSREELIDYMKVLLAGRVSEQITFGRVTTGAADDLKRVTDIARSMVYEYGMGTSIRSHQVPADDYAVSEALRRTRDEEVQAISEEAYRGAYHLLADHRDLLDEIAEQLLANEVIEHDEIGEIMDRQQSAEGRLRQLEEHEEAAQPSGDRAAALASKARTDPPGVGPR; from the coding sequence ATGACGACGCTCTCGATACTAGGCATCGACTGGTTCGAGTTCCAGAACTACGTCAGTCTCTGGGGTCCCCTCCTGCTAATGGGGGTGCTCGTCTACCTCGTGTGGCGGACGCTGAAGCTGATGCCGCGCACCAAGCCGCAGCAGATCACTCCCAAGTCCGCGAGCTCCGTCACCTGGGCCGACATCGAGGGAGTGGAGGAAACCAAGGACGAGCTGCGCGAGGTGGTCGAGTTCCTGCGACGGCCGAAGCAATTCAAGCGGCTGGGCGCGACGGTGCCGAAGGGCATCCTGCTGCACGGGCCACCGGGAACCGGCAAGACGCTGCTCGCCAAGGCGGTCGCCCACGAGTCGGGCGCCAACTTCTTCGGTCAGTCGGCCTCCTCGTTCGTGGAGATGTTCGCCGGCCTCGGCGCCGCGCGGATCCGGCGGCTGTTCAAGCAGGCACGCGACAACGCCCCTGCGATCATCTTCATCGACGAGCTCGACGCGGTCGGCACCCACCGCGGCTCGGACATCTCCGGGGAGCGCGACCAGACGCTGAACCAACTCCTGGTGGAGATGGACGGCTTCGACTCACGCGACAACGTGATCGTGATGGCCGCGTCGAACATGCTCGAGAAGCTCGACCGCGCGCTGCTGCGGCCAGGGCGGTTCGACCGACAGGTCTTCGTGCCGCCGCCTGACATGCGCGGGCGCGAGCGGATCCTCGTCGTGCACACCCAGAACAAGCCGCTTGCCCCCGATGTCGACCTGGAGCGGATGGCGCGTCACACCGCCGGGCTGACCGGCGCCGACCTGGCCAACCTCTGCAACGAGGCGGCGATCCTGGCCGGTCGCAACGACCGCGACTGGATCGCCCAAGCCGACTTCGAGAACGCCTTCGAGCGTGTGGTCGCGGGCCTGCAGTCGCGGAAGGTGATCACCGCCCACGAGAAGCGGGTGGTCGCCTGGCATGAGGCGGGGCACGCCGTGGTGTCGGAGCTGCTGCCGACGGTCGACAAGGTCCAGAAGGTCTCGATAGTGCCCCGTGGCAAGGCGCTCGGCTACACGCTCAACCTCCCGCAGGAGGACCGCTACCTGAAGTCGCGCGAGGAGCTGATCGACTACATGAAGGTGCTGCTCGCGGGGCGTGTGTCGGAGCAGATCACCTTCGGTCGGGTGACCACCGGTGCCGCCGACGACCTCAAGCGCGTCACCGACATCGCGCGCTCGATGGTCTACGAGTACGGGATGGGCACCTCGATCCGCTCCCATCAGGTCCCGGCCGACGACTACGCGGTCTCCGAGGCACTGCGCCGCACGCGCGACGAGGAGGTGCAGGCCATCTCCGAGGAGGCCTACCGGGGCGCCTACCACCTGCTGGCCGACCACCGCGACCTGCTGGACGAGATCGCCGAGCAGCTGCTCGCCAACGAAGTGATCGAGCACGACGAGATCGGCGAGATCATGGATCGGCAGCAATCCGCCGAGGGCCGGCTGCGTCAGCTCGAAGAGCACGAAGAGGCCGCTCAGCCGTCTGGGGATCGCGCGGCGGCGCTCGCCTCGAAGGCTCGGACCGATCCACCCGGCGTCGGCCCGCGCTAG
- the mce gene encoding methylmalonyl-CoA epimerase, whose amino-acid sequence MFERIDHVGLAVSDLERAMGLYEETFGMPVAHRETVESQGVEAVLLDIGEGHVELLRPLGPETVVGRFIAKRGEGLHHVAYRVSDIDASLVTLKGAGVDLIDSEARSGIRGSRVAFLHPKATGGTLTELVEPAASH is encoded by the coding sequence GTGTTCGAGCGGATCGACCACGTGGGCCTGGCGGTGTCCGACCTGGAGCGGGCGATGGGTCTCTACGAGGAGACCTTCGGGATGCCTGTCGCGCACCGGGAGACCGTTGAGTCCCAGGGCGTGGAGGCGGTGCTGCTCGACATCGGCGAGGGACACGTCGAGCTGCTTCGCCCCCTTGGGCCTGAGACGGTGGTGGGCCGATTCATCGCCAAGCGCGGCGAAGGCCTTCATCACGTCGCCTACCGGGTCTCCGACATCGATGCGTCGCTGGTGACCCTGAAGGGGGCGGGCGTCGACCTGATCGACTCCGAGGCCCGATCCGGGATCCGGGGGAGCCGCGTCGCCTTCCTGCACCCAAAGGCAACCGGCGGCACGCTCACAGAGCTGGTCGAGCCGGCGGCGAGCCACTAG
- a CDS encoding class I SAM-dependent methyltransferase, with product MRKPLLLGAAAVGAVAWWWRKNPSACPYSQRFWVEAPHPLITRARLREVLEPTPGERLLEIGPGTGYYTVELADWVGAEGVVEIFDIQQQMLDHTIRAVRERGLWNVNPTLGDAQELGFDDDSFDAAILITVLGEIPDQDGALREIARVLRPGGRLIVGELFGDPHMVTLGSLQRRAEAAGLRFERRVGPKVGYFARLGA from the coding sequence GTGAGGAAACCCCTCCTCCTGGGGGCAGCCGCCGTCGGAGCAGTGGCTTGGTGGTGGCGCAAGAACCCGTCGGCGTGCCCTTACAGCCAGCGGTTCTGGGTCGAGGCGCCGCATCCCCTGATCACCCGCGCACGCCTGCGCGAGGTTCTCGAGCCAACACCGGGCGAGCGCCTTTTGGAGATCGGCCCCGGAACCGGCTACTACACGGTCGAGCTGGCGGACTGGGTCGGCGCCGAGGGGGTGGTCGAGATCTTCGACATCCAGCAGCAGATGCTGGACCACACGATCCGCGCCGTTCGCGAGCGCGGCCTTTGGAACGTCAACCCCACGCTAGGCGACGCCCAGGAACTCGGCTTCGACGACGACAGCTTCGACGCGGCGATCCTGATCACCGTGCTCGGTGAGATCCCCGACCAGGACGGGGCGCTACGCGAGATCGCCCGCGTGCTGAGACCAGGCGGGCGACTGATCGTCGGGGAGCTGTTCGGCGATCCTCACATGGTCACGCTCGGCTCGCTCCAGCGGCGCGCGGAGGCCGCCGGCCTGCGCTTCGAGCGCCGCGTCGGGCCGAAGGTCGGCTACTTCGCCCGCTTGGGCGCCTGA
- a CDS encoding BtrH N-terminal domain-containing protein, with product MEAITAPRMVPGYRHVPGNHCGSTALRNLLAFHGAEISEEMALGLGAGVSFYYVALDGSSPSRFTNGRVGRLEEQFVELTGAPIRLETFAEPEASWDAARAAVDGGRPAILLTDLYYLDHYGSSAHFPGHAVVLAGYDDAVAYLSDTAFEELQTTRLENLALARHEKQPVMPLDGHMFTVQEGGELGDVRGAAATAIERNAVQMLDPPLGEYEGLPALRRFAAEVGAWPEQIEDWQWCARFGYQVIERRGTGGGNFRLMYSRFLDEVGREEARLAADAASRWTTLAEHLLVASETDDPEQEVWARVGAAAAEVLDAEERLWRALAG from the coding sequence ATGGAGGCGATCACCGCGCCGAGGATGGTCCCGGGTTACCGCCACGTTCCGGGGAACCACTGTGGCTCGACGGCGCTTCGCAACCTGCTGGCCTTCCACGGCGCCGAGATCTCCGAGGAGATGGCGCTGGGGCTCGGCGCAGGCGTCAGCTTCTACTACGTGGCGCTCGACGGGTCCAGCCCGTCTCGGTTCACGAACGGGCGCGTGGGGCGGCTCGAGGAGCAGTTCGTGGAGCTGACCGGGGCGCCGATCCGGCTCGAAACCTTCGCCGAGCCCGAGGCGTCGTGGGATGCGGCACGAGCCGCCGTCGACGGCGGGCGTCCCGCGATCCTGCTCACCGATCTGTACTACCTGGACCACTACGGCAGCTCGGCGCACTTCCCGGGTCACGCCGTGGTCCTGGCGGGCTACGACGACGCCGTCGCCTACCTCTCCGACACCGCGTTCGAGGAGCTCCAGACGACGCGCCTCGAGAATCTCGCGCTGGCGCGCCACGAAAAGCAGCCGGTCATGCCGCTCGACGGTCACATGTTCACGGTGCAGGAGGGGGGCGAGCTGGGCGATGTCCGTGGGGCGGCGGCGACTGCGATCGAGCGCAATGCGGTGCAGATGCTCGATCCGCCGCTTGGCGAGTACGAAGGGCTGCCGGCGCTGCGCCGGTTCGCCGCCGAGGTCGGCGCCTGGCCCGAGCAGATCGAGGACTGGCAGTGGTGCGCGCGCTTTGGCTACCAGGTGATCGAGCGACGCGGCACCGGGGGCGGCAACTTCCGGCTCATGTACTCACGCTTTCTCGACGAGGTCGGCCGCGAAGAGGCACGGCTCGCCGCCGATGCGGCCAGCCGGTGGACCACACTCGCCGAGCACCTCCTGGTCGCGAGCGAGACCGACGACCCAGAACAGGAGGTCTGGGCGCGGGTCGGTGCGGCCGCCGCCGAGGTCCTGGACGCGGAAGAGCGCCTTTGGCGGGCGCTCGCCGGCTGA
- a CDS encoding FG-GAP-like repeat-containing protein has protein sequence MRRRLRSHLTYAKVTLAALGLIALIPAQAGAAVTFTPPTNHAAGTNPRSVAVGDFNADSDADLAVANRSSDDVSVLLGGAGGSFGAQTTFAAGSSPFSVAVGDFNADSDPDLAVANFGGNVSVLLGDVGGSFAAQTTFAAGGQPRSVAVGDFDADSDLDLAVANFSSNDVSVLLGDGSGSFGLQTSFAAGTNPVAVAVGDFNADSDPDLAVANFGTGVSVLLGGAGGSFGAPTTFATGSNPRSVAVGDFNADSDPDLAVANFVSNDVSVLLGGAGGSFGAQTTFAAGSSPISVAVGDFNADSDPDLAVGNFNSDNISVLLGGAGGSFGAQTTFASGSDPTVAVGDFNADSDPDLAVANDGSTEVSVLLNTSRPAVALSPASLGFGSQTLNTTSAPKGVVVTNTGDNRLRISDVRTVGTHQLDFEITKDQCEGATIVVGDGCVVRVVFTPGAAGARSASLRITDNAPGSPHTVPLTGTGARPMCAGVSATIVGTPGADTLIGTAGNDVVALLGGDDSFSGGNGNDSVCAGSGSDDVLGGSGNDTLRAQDGDDELRGSLNNDTLLGGSGDDNLNGGTQTDTCNGGSDIDTAAACETVTNVP, from the coding sequence ATGCGCCGAAGGCTTCGTTCCCATCTGACCTACGCGAAGGTGACGCTGGCCGCGCTGGGCCTCATCGCCCTCATCCCCGCCCAGGCGGGCGCCGCAGTCACCTTCACGCCGCCGACCAACCATGCGGCCGGCACCAACCCTCGCTCGGTCGCGGTGGGCGACTTCAACGCCGACTCCGACGCCGACCTCGCGGTCGCCAACCGCAGCTCCGACGACGTCTCGGTGCTGCTCGGCGGCGCCGGCGGGAGCTTCGGCGCCCAGACGACCTTCGCCGCTGGCAGCAGCCCCTTCTCGGTCGCTGTGGGCGACTTCAACGCCGACTCCGACCCGGACCTCGCGGTCGCCAACTTCGGCGGCAACGTCTCGGTGCTGCTCGGCGACGTGGGCGGGAGCTTCGCCGCCCAGACGACCTTCGCCGCCGGCGGCCAACCCCGCTCGGTCGCAGTCGGCGACTTCGACGCGGACTCCGACCTCGACCTCGCGGTCGCCAACTTCAGCTCCAACGACGTCTCGGTGCTGCTCGGCGACGGGAGCGGGAGCTTCGGCCTCCAGACGAGCTTCGCCGCCGGCACCAACCCCGTTGCGGTCGCGGTGGGCGACTTCAACGCCGACTCCGACCCGGACCTCGCGGTCGCCAACTTCGGCACCGGCGTCTCCGTGCTGCTCGGCGGCGCGGGCGGGAGCTTCGGCGCTCCGACGACGTTCGCCACCGGCAGCAACCCGCGCTCGGTCGCGGTGGGCGACTTCAACGCCGACTCCGACCCCGACCTCGCGGTCGCCAACTTCGTCTCCAACGACGTCTCGGTGCTGCTCGGCGGCGCCGGCGGGAGCTTCGGCGCCCAGACGACCTTCGCCGCCGGCAGCAGCCCCATCTCGGTCGCGGTGGGCGACTTCAACGCCGACTCCGACCCCGACCTCGCGGTCGGCAACTTCAATTCCGACAACATCTCTGTGCTGCTCGGCGGCGCCGGCGGGAGCTTCGGCGCCCAGACTACCTTCGCCTCCGGCTCCGACCCCACGGTCGCGGTGGGCGACTTCAACGCCGACTCCGACCCCGACCTCGCGGTCGCCAACGACGGCTCCACCGAGGTCTCGGTGCTCCTCAACACCTCGAGGCCGGCGGTCGCCCTCAGCCCGGCGAGCCTCGGCTTCGGCTCCCAGACGCTCAACACCACCAGCGCCCCGAAGGGGGTCGTGGTGACCAACACCGGCGACAACCGGTTGAGGATCAGCGACGTCCGGACCGTCGGCACGCACCAGCTCGACTTCGAGATCACGAAGGACCAATGTGAAGGGGCGACCATCGTGGTCGGCGACGGCTGCGTGGTCCGCGTCGTCTTCACGCCCGGCGCTGCGGGCGCCCGCTCGGCCTCGCTGCGAATCACCGACAACGCCCCCGGCAGCCCCCACACGGTGCCCCTGACGGGGACCGGCGCCAGGCCCATGTGCGCAGGCGTCAGCGCGACGATCGTCGGTACGCCCGGCGCCGACACGCTGATCGGCACCGCCGGCAACGACGTGGTAGCGCTGCTCGGAGGCGACGACAGCTTCTCCGGCGGCAACGGGAACGACAGCGTGTGCGCGGGCTCGGGAAGCGACGACGTGCTCGGGGGCTCGGGCAACGATACGTTGAGGGCCCAAGACGGCGACGATGAGCTGCGCGGCTCGCTCAACAACGACACCCTGCTCGGCGGCTCCGGCGACGACAACCTCAACGGTGGTACACAAACGGACACATGCAACGGCGGCTCGGACATCGACACCGCCGCTGCCTGCGAAACGGTGACCAACGTTCCCTGA